A window of the Lactobacillus gasseri ATCC 33323 = JCM 1131 genome harbors these coding sequences:
- a CDS encoding PfkB family carbohydrate kinase yields MEDIVLIYTVTLDPSESVVGKGINISLVLKKLGIESIATGIVNHKNVEQVAEELDKAEIENQFIEQKRGIKITAKNQQKLLDYLKVLKAGDILVIAGGFAKGIDPVYLTDLAKVADKKAAGLVVDVPYENVLDILPMNPLLIKPNETELKHWFEKDNQKVTTKELINMAHDLVVKGAQHVLLSLGANGAAIVNMMDALMAHAPEIEEVVDSTGSGDALLGTFLAGMLKGYMPVKNLSDAIAAGSDTAQSDWLTDFRTTPALQKQVIARRITFEEAE; encoded by the coding sequence ATGGAGGACATAGTTTTGATTTATACAGTAACTTTAGATCCTAGCGAAAGTGTAGTAGGTAAAGGAATTAATATTTCACTTGTTTTAAAGAAATTAGGTATTGAATCGATTGCAACTGGTATTGTAAATCATAAAAACGTAGAGCAAGTTGCAGAAGAACTTGATAAAGCAGAGATTGAAAATCAATTTATTGAACAAAAACGTGGAATTAAAATCACTGCTAAAAATCAGCAAAAGTTATTAGATTATCTGAAAGTCTTAAAAGCCGGTGACATTCTAGTTATTGCTGGTGGTTTTGCCAAGGGAATTGATCCAGTTTATTTAACTGATCTTGCTAAAGTAGCTGATAAAAAGGCAGCAGGCTTGGTAGTGGATGTTCCTTATGAAAACGTTCTTGATATCTTGCCAATGAATCCTTTATTGATTAAGCCGAATGAAACGGAATTAAAACATTGGTTTGAAAAAGATAATCAAAAGGTAACTACGAAAGAATTAATTAATATGGCTCATGATTTAGTAGTTAAGGGTGCGCAGCATGTTCTTTTGTCTTTAGGCGCAAACGGCGCTGCAATTGTTAATATGATGGACGCTCTAATGGCACATGCACCAGAAATTGAAGAAGTAGTTGATAGTACGGGTAGTGGAGATGCGCTTCTTGGTACTTTCCTTGCAGGGATGCTAAAGGGCTATATGCCGGTTAAAAATTTGTCAGATGCAATTGCAGCAGGGAGCGATACAGCTCAAAGCGATTGGCTTACTGACTTTAGAACTACACCAGCACTTCAAAAGCAAGTCATTGCAAGACGTATTACTTTTGAAGAAGCAGAATAA